The nucleotide sequence ACCCCGACGAGCGCTCGACGCTGAACCTGGGCTGGCTCAAGGCAGCCCTGGCGGCCGGACCGGTCGCGGGCCTGCTCAGCTGGGCCGTGCAGGCGGTCTTCATCGACAAGATGGGCGCCTCGGAGCTGCTGGGCTCCATCATCGGTGGCGGTGCGTTCACCGCGCTGCTCATCTACCTGCCCGCCACCGTCGGCCTGGTGCTCGGGCGCCTCGCCCGCGGCAGGTCGCTGGGCAGGACCGCCACCGCCGACCAGTAGCGGCCGCACCGGCGAGCTGCACCGTGCGCGTTGGTCCCCGTTGCGCGCCAAGCGTTGCTACGGTCGCGCAGCACGCGCCACGCCGTCCGTCGAGGGGAAGTCGACAGTGCCTGCAGAGACACGCTGGGGCGCTGTCCTCGTGGCTGTTGCCGTGCTTGCGGTGACCCTGAACGTCGTGGCAGGACAGGCGTTTCCGGCGAAGTGGGGTGGCCCAAACTTTCTGGCCGGGCTGATCCAGCTGGTCGCCTACCTCGTTGCCCTGACCGGTGTCGTGCTGGTGCTCGTGGGGATCCGGCGGCGATAGGCAGCACTGAGCGCCGCTGGTTCGAACGAGGGTGGACTCATTCGCCCTGGCCACCTCGCTCGCCCACGCTTCGCTGGGCACGGAGGGTAGTGGTGTCGCTAGCGTCAGACCCATGGAATCGGATATCACCCTGCACGTCGACGGGCACGAGCGCACGCTCACCGTCGACAACCGGACCACGGTCCTCGACGCCCTCCGTGACCACCTGGGTGTCACCTCCCCCAAGAAGGGCTGCGACCACGGCCAGTGCGGCTCCTGCACCGTGCTGCTCGACGGCCGCCGGGCCACCACCTGCCTCACCTTCGCCGTCGCCAACGACGGCGCGGAGATCACCACCGCCGAGGGCCTGGCCGCCGACGGCGAGCTGCACACCATGCAGCAGGCCTTCCAGGACCAGGACGGCTTTCAGTGTGGCTACTGCACTCCCGGTCAGATCTGCTCCGCGGTGGGGATGCTGGACGAGGCCAAGGCCGGCCACCCCTCGCACGTCACCGAGGACGACGGGCCCGTCGAGCTGACCGACGCGGAGATTCGGGAGCGCATGAGCGGGAACCTCTGTCGCTGCGGCGCCTACGTCAACATCGTCGCCGCCATCCGGCAGGCCGCCTCGTGATCCCCTTCGACTACCAGCGCGCCGACGACGCCGCCAGCGCGGTGGCCACCGTCGCAGCCCGTGCGGACGCCGCCTTCCTCGGTGGCGGCACCAACCTCGTCGACCGGATGAAGCTCGGCGTGGACAACCCGACGCTGCTCGTCGACATCAGCCGCCTGCCGCTGAACGCCGTGGACGTGCAGCCCGACGGCAGCGTCCACGTCGGCACCAACGTCCGCAACAGCGACCTGGCCGCCCACCCGGTGATCCGCGCGCACTACCCGGCGCTGTCCCAGGCCCTGCTCGCCGGCGCCTCCGGGCAGCTGCGCAACCTGGCCACCACCGGCGGCAACCTGCTGCAGCGCACCCGGTGCGTGTACTTCCAGGACGTCACCACCCCGTGCAACAAGCGCGAGCCCGGCTCCGGCTGCTCGGCCATCGGTGGCTACACCCGCTACCACGCCATCCTCGGCTCCTCGCCGGAGTGCATCGCCGTGCACCCCTCGGACATGGCGGTGGCGCTGGCGGCCCTGGATGCCACGGTCGTGGTGGTCGGGCCCGACGGAGAGCGCCACGTCCCGGTGACCGAGCTGCACCGCCTGCCCGGTGCGCACCCCGAGCGCGACACCGTGCTCGCCCACGGCGAGCTGATCACCGCGGTGCACCTCTCCCCCACCGGCGCCTCACGGTCGGCCTACCGCAAGGTCCGTGACCGCGCCTCGTTCGCGTTCGCGCTGGTCTCTGTCGCGGCCACCCTGGAGGTCACCGACGGCACCGTCACCCGCGCACGCATCGCGCTGGGCGGAGTGGCCCACAAGCCGTGGCGGGCCAGCCGCGCCGAGGAGCTCCTGCGGGGCGCACCGGCCACCGAGGACAGCTACCGGCGTGCCGCGGAGGCCGAGCTGGCCGACGCGGTGCCGCAGGGCGAGAACGCCTTCAAGATCCCCATGGTCCGCAACACCCTCGTGTCCGTGCTGCGCGAGCTCACCCCCACCGAGGAGCAGCGATGACCGCGCCCGTGCAGCCCCACGCCATCGGCACCGACCAGCCGCGGGTGGACGGCGTCGCCAAGGTCACCGGCAGCGCCACCTACGCCTACGAGCACCCCGTCGAGCACCCCGTGCACCTGCACCCGCTGCACTCCACCATCGCCCGCGGCCGCATCACCGCCGTGGACACCTCGCAGGCCGAGGCGCTGCCGGGCGTGCTCACCGTGCTCACCCACCTCAACGCCCCCCGGCTGGCCGACACCAGCGACGCCGAGCTGGCGGTGCTGCAGACCGCCGACATCGCCTACCGGGGGCAGCTGGTGGGTGCGGTGATCGCCGAGACCCCCGAGGTCGCCCGGCACGCGGCGAGCCTGGTGCACCTGACGTACCACCAGCAGCCGCACGACACCGTGCTGCACGCCGACCGCGACGACTTCTACACCCCGGAGTCGGTCAACGGCGGCTTCGAGACCGACACCGACAGCGGAGACGTGGAGTCTGCGCTGCGCGAGGCCGCGGTCACCGTGGACGCCACCTACTCCACCCCCACCGAGCACAACAACCCGATGGAGCCGCACACCACGGTGGCACTCTGGAACGGGCAGGTGCTCACCCTGTTCGACTCCACCCAGGGCGTGCACACCGTCCGCACCACGCTCGCCCCGATCCTGGGCCTCGACCCGGAGCAGCTGCGGGTGGTCGCACTCAACGTGGGCGGAGGCTTCGGCTCCAAGGGCATGCCGCACCCGCACAACG is from Rhodococcus sp. X156 and encodes:
- a CDS encoding 2Fe-2S iron-sulfur cluster-binding protein, which codes for MESDITLHVDGHERTLTVDNRTTVLDALRDHLGVTSPKKGCDHGQCGSCTVLLDGRRATTCLTFAVANDGAEITTAEGLAADGELHTMQQAFQDQDGFQCGYCTPGQICSAVGMLDEAKAGHPSHVTEDDGPVELTDAEIRERMSGNLCRCGAYVNIVAAIRQAAS
- a CDS encoding B-4DMT family transporter, whose amino-acid sequence is MRQWLTRAAVMVVLHVTVAAALGLAAVEWPTSGALQRAAAFVVLVVPPLVWAGLDSLRDDALDDDPDERSTLNLGWLKAALAAGPVAGLLSWAVQAVFIDKMGASELLGSIIGGGAFTALLIYLPATVGLVLGRLARGRSLGRTATADQ
- a CDS encoding xanthine dehydrogenase family protein subunit M; the protein is MIPFDYQRADDAASAVATVAARADAAFLGGGTNLVDRMKLGVDNPTLLVDISRLPLNAVDVQPDGSVHVGTNVRNSDLAAHPVIRAHYPALSQALLAGASGQLRNLATTGGNLLQRTRCVYFQDVTTPCNKREPGSGCSAIGGYTRYHAILGSSPECIAVHPSDMAVALAALDATVVVVGPDGERHVPVTELHRLPGAHPERDTVLAHGELITAVHLSPTGASRSAYRKVRDRASFAFALVSVAATLEVTDGTVTRARIALGGVAHKPWRASRAEELLRGAPATEDSYRRAAEAELADAVPQGENAFKIPMVRNTLVSVLRELTPTEEQR